Proteins encoded by one window of Pseudomonas sp. PSKL.D1:
- a CDS encoding hybrid sensor histidine kinase/response regulator: MLAQRKEHETGLGLMDIKFTNRLSYKQARLTVLVGFILGTLLSLIQIGIDYASEDASINREVQALLQISHNPASRIAYNIDSELALELTRGLLQSPAIFRARLIDNNETVLADVERARVQDRYRPLSDFLFGEHRQFHERLHLTHMPEEYLGTLYLDVDTYAFGSRFLDRAGVTLLNGFARSLVLTGILLALFYMMLTKPLVTVIGALSGRDPRQPGLTRLDCPHGHELDEIGVLVKVANQQFVSMATEIQQRRSAENRLTHYLNELEDIVSARTDELKASNSRLSQSNQELDEARQRALDMAQARAAFLANMSHEIRTPLNGMLGMIALALDSPLASEQRQQLSIAHDSGKVLVELLNDILDLSKFDAGQLELERIAFDMGAMVEDTANLLSQNAAQSVELTCLIADNFPSSVLGDPTRVRQVVSNLLSNALKFTRFGRVDVCLVSIVGGVRLEVRDTGIGIPEEAQTRIFQPFTQAGAGITRQYGGTGLGLALTRNLCKAMRGHLRIHSEPGFGSRFTAELPLPPHTEAIAPLPLQGQVVALSNAGSGLHELLQGLLPGWGLGYQRHDDIGTLDANAIDLLITDDLDHLFQIRPSLQVPILLVTAYGNFLPAEQSAQLAPLHQLARPLARNALYQTLRRTLQGHAPEHPLATPPLSAAENRARILLVEDNPVNQMVAKGMLAKLGCQVQLATQGVEALDWLEQEDFDMVLMDCNMPVMDGYETSRRIRQSGRWPELPIVALTANAMPEERERCRAAGMNDYLAKPFRREELLALIDHWVPLSG; encoded by the coding sequence ATGCTTGCGCAGCGCAAGGAACATGAAACCGGCTTGGGACTCATGGATATCAAGTTCACCAATCGCCTGTCATACAAGCAAGCCCGGTTGACAGTCCTGGTCGGCTTCATACTGGGAACATTGCTCAGTCTCATCCAGATCGGCATCGATTATGCCAGCGAAGACGCGTCCATCAACCGCGAAGTGCAGGCGTTGCTGCAAATCAGCCACAACCCGGCCTCGCGCATCGCCTACAACATCGATTCGGAGCTGGCGCTGGAGCTGACCCGGGGCCTGCTGCAATCACCGGCCATCTTCCGCGCGCGGCTGATCGACAACAATGAAACCGTGCTCGCCGACGTAGAGCGCGCCCGCGTGCAGGACCGCTACCGGCCACTGAGCGACTTTCTGTTCGGCGAGCACCGCCAGTTTCACGAACGCCTGCACCTGACGCACATGCCCGAGGAATACCTCGGCACCCTGTACCTGGACGTTGATACCTACGCCTTCGGCAGCCGCTTTCTGGACCGCGCCGGCGTCACGCTGCTCAATGGCTTTGCCCGCAGCCTGGTGCTCACGGGCATTCTGCTGGCACTGTTCTACATGATGCTGACCAAGCCTCTGGTCACCGTGATCGGCGCACTGAGCGGGCGCGACCCGCGTCAGCCCGGGCTGACCCGCCTGGACTGCCCCCATGGCCACGAACTGGATGAAATCGGCGTGCTGGTCAAGGTTGCCAACCAGCAGTTCGTCAGCATGGCCACCGAAATTCAGCAGCGGCGCAGTGCCGAAAACCGCCTTACGCACTACCTTAACGAGCTCGAAGACATCGTTTCGGCCCGTACCGACGAGCTAAAAGCCAGCAACAGCCGCCTCAGCCAGTCCAACCAGGAGCTGGACGAAGCCCGCCAGCGCGCCCTGGACATGGCCCAGGCACGTGCCGCCTTCCTGGCCAACATGAGCCACGAAATCCGCACCCCGCTTAATGGCATGCTGGGCATGATCGCCCTGGCGCTGGACAGCCCGCTGGCCAGCGAACAGCGCCAGCAGCTGTCTATCGCCCATGACTCGGGCAAGGTGCTGGTGGAATTGCTCAACGATATTCTCGACCTGTCCAAATTCGATGCCGGCCAGCTAGAGCTGGAACGCATTGCCTTCGACATGGGCGCCATGGTCGAGGACACCGCCAACCTGCTGTCACAGAACGCCGCGCAAAGCGTCGAACTGACCTGCCTGATCGCCGACAACTTCCCAAGCTCCGTACTGGGCGACCCCACTCGCGTGCGCCAGGTGGTGAGCAACTTGCTGTCCAACGCATTGAAATTCACCCGCTTCGGCCGCGTGGACGTATGCCTGGTCAGCATTGTCGGCGGTGTACGGCTGGAGGTGCGCGACACTGGCATTGGCATCCCCGAAGAAGCACAGACGCGGATTTTCCAGCCCTTTACCCAGGCCGGCGCTGGCATTACCCGCCAGTACGGCGGCACCGGCCTGGGCCTGGCCCTCACGCGTAACCTGTGCAAGGCGATGCGGGGCCACCTGCGTATTCACTCCGAGCCTGGCTTCGGCAGCCGCTTCACCGCCGAACTGCCCTTGCCCCCGCACACCGAAGCGATCGCGCCGCTACCCCTGCAGGGCCAGGTGGTGGCCTTGAGCAACGCCGGCAGTGGCCTGCACGAACTGCTGCAAGGCCTGCTGCCCGGTTGGGGGCTTGGTTACCAGCGCCATGACGACATCGGCACACTCGATGCCAATGCCATCGATTTGCTGATTACCGACGACCTGGATCACCTGTTCCAGATACGCCCATCACTGCAAGTCCCGATCCTGCTGGTAACCGCCTATGGCAATTTCCTGCCCGCGGAGCAATCCGCGCAACTGGCGCCGTTGCACCAGCTGGCTCGCCCGCTGGCACGCAACGCTTTGTACCAGACGCTACGCCGCACCTTGCAGGGCCACGCGCCCGAGCACCCGCTGGCCACCCCGCCCCTCAGCGCTGCCGAAAACCGGGCCCGTATCCTGTTGGTGGAAGACAACCCGGTGAACCAGATGGTGGCCAAAGGCATGCTGGCCAAGCTCGGCTGCCAGGTGCAACTGGCCACCCAGGGTGTGGAAGCGCTGGACTGGCTGGAGCAGGAAGACTTCGACATGGTGCTGATGGACTGCAACATGCCGGTGATGGACGGCTACGAAACCAGCCGGCGGATTCGCCAAAGCGGCCGCTGGCCAGAGCTGCCAATCGTGGCACTGACCGCCAACGCCATGCCCGAAGAGCGCGAACGCTGCCGGGCAGCTGGCATGAACGACTACCTGGCCAAGCCGTTTCGCCGTGAAGAGTTGCTGGCGCTGATCGACCACTGGGTGCCGCTTAGCGGCTGA
- a CDS encoding glutathione peroxidase, which yields MAGSMLDIPCVTLAGEHKKLGDFAGKAVLVVNTASQCGFTPQYKGLEQLWQAYQARGLVVLGFPCNQFGKQEPGEAREIAQFCERNFGVTFPLFRKVEVNGPGAHPLFVELKQRAPGLLGSQKIKWNFTKFLLDPASGTVKRYAPTTKPQALEGDIERLLSR from the coding sequence ATGGCCGGATCGATGCTGGATATCCCGTGCGTCACCCTGGCGGGCGAGCACAAGAAGCTCGGCGATTTCGCCGGCAAGGCCGTGCTGGTGGTCAATACCGCCAGCCAGTGCGGTTTTACCCCGCAGTACAAGGGGCTGGAGCAACTGTGGCAGGCCTATCAGGCACGAGGGCTGGTGGTGCTGGGGTTCCCTTGCAATCAGTTCGGCAAGCAGGAGCCCGGTGAGGCCCGCGAAATCGCGCAGTTCTGCGAGCGCAATTTTGGCGTGACCTTCCCGCTGTTCCGCAAGGTCGAGGTCAATGGCCCGGGCGCCCACCCGCTGTTTGTCGAGCTCAAACAGCGTGCGCCGGGCCTGCTGGGCTCGCAGAAGATCAAGTGGAACTTCACCAAGTTTCTGCTCGACCCGGCCAGTGGCACGGTCAAGCGCTATGCGCCCACCACCAAGCCCCAGGCGCTGGAAGGCGATATCGAGCGCTTGCTCAGCCGCTAA
- the msrB gene encoding peptide-methionine (R)-S-oxide reductase MsrB, which produces MQKIDKTLDEWRAMLDPEQYQVCRLKGTERPFSGKYNSEKRAGIFHCICCDLPLFDARTKFDSGCGWPSFYAPIDESAMIEIRDTSHGMIRTEVTCAQCDAHLGHVFPDGPPPTGLRYCINSVCLDFKPADGA; this is translated from the coding sequence ATGCAAAAGATCGACAAGACACTTGATGAATGGCGCGCAATGCTCGACCCCGAGCAGTACCAGGTGTGCCGCCTCAAGGGCACCGAGCGGCCGTTCAGCGGCAAATACAACAGCGAAAAGCGCGCGGGTATCTTCCATTGCATCTGCTGCGACCTGCCGCTGTTCGATGCGCGCACCAAGTTTGATTCCGGTTGCGGCTGGCCAAGCTTCTACGCACCGATCGATGAAAGCGCGATGATCGAGATCCGCGACACCTCCCACGGCATGATCCGCACCGAAGTCACCTGTGCACAATGCGATGCCCACCTGGGGCATGTGTTCCCTGATGGCCCGCCGCCCACCGGCCTGCGTTACTGCATCAATTCGGTGTGCCTTGATTTCAAACCCGCTGACGGAGCCTGA
- a CDS encoding pyridoxal phosphate-dependent aminotransferase gives MQFSKSNKLANVCYDIRGPVLKHAKRLEEEGHRILKLNIGNPAPFGFEAPDEILQDVIRNLPTAQGYSDSKGLFSARKAVMQYCQQKEIEGVTIEDIYLGNGVSELIVMSMQALLNNGDEVLIPAPDYPLWTAAVSLAGGKPVHYLCDEQADWFPDLEDIKAKITPNTKALVIINPNNPTGAVYSKELLLGMLELARQHNLVVFSDEIYDKILYDEAVHISTASLAPDLLCLTFNGLSKSYRVAGFRSGWLIISGPKHHAQSYIEGIDMLANMRLCANVPAQHAIQTALGGYQSINDLVLPPGRLLEQRNRTYELLNAIPGVSCVKPMGALYAFPRIDPKVCPILNDEKFALDLLLSEKLLIVQGTAFNWPWPDHFRVVTLPRVDDLEAAIGRIGNFLRTYTQ, from the coding sequence ATGCAGTTCAGCAAATCGAACAAGCTCGCCAATGTCTGCTACGACATTCGCGGCCCGGTGCTCAAGCACGCCAAACGCCTGGAAGAGGAAGGCCACCGCATCCTCAAGCTGAACATCGGCAACCCGGCGCCGTTTGGCTTCGAGGCGCCGGATGAAATCCTTCAGGATGTGATCCGCAACCTGCCCACCGCCCAGGGGTACAGCGACTCCAAAGGCCTGTTCAGCGCGCGCAAGGCAGTGATGCAGTACTGCCAGCAAAAAGAAATCGAAGGCGTCACCATCGAGGACATCTACCTGGGCAACGGTGTGTCCGAGCTGATCGTCATGTCGATGCAGGCGCTGCTCAACAATGGCGACGAAGTGCTGATCCCCGCGCCGGACTACCCGCTGTGGACCGCTGCCGTGAGCCTGGCCGGCGGCAAGCCGGTGCACTACCTGTGCGACGAGCAGGCCGACTGGTTCCCCGACCTTGAAGACATCAAGGCCAAGATCACCCCGAACACCAAGGCCCTGGTGATCATCAACCCGAACAACCCCACCGGCGCCGTGTACTCCAAAGAGCTGCTGCTGGGCATGCTGGAGCTGGCGCGCCAGCACAACCTGGTGGTGTTTTCCGACGAGATCTACGACAAGATCCTCTACGACGAAGCCGTGCACATCAGCACCGCTTCGCTGGCCCCCGACCTGCTATGCCTGACCTTCAACGGCCTGTCCAAGTCCTACCGCGTGGCGGGCTTCCGTTCCGGCTGGCTGATCATCTCCGGGCCGAAGCACCACGCCCAGAGCTACATCGAAGGCATCGACATGCTGGCCAACATGCGCCTGTGCGCCAACGTACCGGCCCAGCACGCCATCCAGACCGCCTTGGGCGGCTACCAGAGCATCAACGACCTGGTGCTGCCACCCGGCCGCCTGCTGGAGCAGCGCAACCGCACGTATGAGTTGCTGAATGCAATCCCGGGCGTAAGCTGCGTGAAGCCGATGGGTGCGCTGTATGCCTTCCCGCGCATCGACCCGAAGGTGTGCCCGATTCTGAACGACGAGAAGTTCGCACTCGACCTGTTGCTGTCGGAAAAGCTGCTGATCGTTCAGGGTACGGCGTTCAACTGGCCATGGCCGGACCACTTCCGCGTGGTTACCTTGCCGCGGGTGGATGACCTGGAGGCGGCGATCGGGCGGATCGGGAACTTCCTGCGCACCTATACGCAGTGA